One Brassica napus cultivar Da-Ae chromosome C2, Da-Ae, whole genome shotgun sequence DNA window includes the following coding sequences:
- the LOC106433039 gene encoding RING-H2 finger protein ATL3, giving the protein MDDDGSAHSSLFGNLSTEEVTSKVILTAIIVLFMAVLVVLVLHLYAKLYWWRVDQLQQQQQQEQEQEQDDQSSIAPTVTTHRQRRRFIFVPGQDSLSNTGLTPFELSSLPIVFFRQDGLECAICLSGLVKGDKARLLPKCNHSFHVECIDMWFQSHSTCPICRNAVLALEQPISKQIQLVSDNAVDALSQISNSVSSSSPEFPTNVLVWGRQDQVSTRTTNVGSQEDGTTGNAASQSQDDVVLDINDSTISTHNVPSSTSSSSSSMRFIVEEEEPKSPMTTRLRSLRRYLSRDKRVSCSNSSTSGSSNAAAFSVDP; this is encoded by the coding sequence ATGGATGATGATGGATCTGCTCATAGCTCACTGTTCGGAAACTTATCCACCGAAGAGGTCACAAGCAAGGTTATTCTCACCGCAATCATTGTTCTCTTCATGGCGGTTCTTGTCGTTCTTGTTCTCCATCTCTACGCCAAACTCTACTGGTGGCGAGTAGACCAGCTCCAACAGCAACAGCagcaagaacaagaacaagaacaagatgACCAATCTTCCATAGCTCCAACTGTAACCACTCACCGCCAACGACGCCGTTTCATCTTCGTTCCAGGGCAAGATTCTCTGTCCAACACTGGTCTTACCCCTTTTGAGCTCAGTTCATTACCGATTGTCTTTTTCAGACAAGATGGTTTGGAGTGCGCTATCTGCTTGTCTGGTCTTGTCAAAGGAGACAAAGCCAGACTGCTTCCAAAGTGTAACCATAGCTTCCACGTTGAGTGTATTGACATGTGGTTTCAGTCTCACTCAACTTGTCCCATTTGTAGAAACGCTGTTCTTGCTCTTGAGCAACCTATCTCAAAGCAAATCCAACTAGTTTCTGACAATGCAGTAGATGCCTTGTCTCAAATTTCAAATTCTGTTTCAAGTTCTTCTCCCGAGTTCCCCACCAATGTCTTGGTATGGGGTCGTCAGGACCAGGTAAGTACCAGAACCACCAATGTTGGGTCTCAAGAAGATGGTACTACTGGTAATGCTGCTTCACAGAGTCAAGATGATGTTGTTCTGGATATCAATGATTCTACAATTAGTACTCATAATGTACCGtcttcaacatcatcatcatcatcatcaatgagGTTTATTGTTGAAGAGGAAGAACCAAAATCTCCAATGACAACGAGGTTGAGGTCTTTAAGGAGGTATCTGAGCAGAGACAAGAGAGTCTCTTGCAGCAATAGTAGCACTAGTGGCAGCTCCAATGCTGCTGCATTTTCTGTTGATCCTTGA
- the LOC106433043 gene encoding glutathione S-transferase T3-like, with the protein MVRKKWNPVDDEVLISAWLNTSKDVVVGTEQKCRNFWKRVGDYFSAAHHEKRDVEHCKHRWHKLNGDTNKYCAAYAAAERLQSSGQNDNDLVKKAHEIYFADHGSKFTLDHAWCLLRYEQKWLSLNTPKSGGEKRKTGEVGSQASSSNVGEEEPRPEGIKAAKARRNSRKGMAVEDFKSVHELKMEDLAKKERFSKLAILDTHNQHFNKSLTHNQHFNKIS; encoded by the coding sequence ATGGTGAGAAAGAAATGGAATCCTGTTGATGACGAGGTCCTGATCAGTGCCTGGCTAAACACATCAAAAGATGTTGTTGTCGGCACTGAACAGAAGTGCCGGAATTTCTGGAAACGCGTAGGAGATTACTTTTCAGCAGCTCATCATGAGAAGAGAGATGTCGAGCATTGTAAGCATAGATGGCATAAACTCAATGGGGATACAAACAAGTATTGTGCAGCATACGCAGCTGCGGAAAGGCTTCAAAGTAGCGGTCAGAATGACAACGACTTAGTGAAGAAAGCTCATGAGATCTACTTTGCGGATCACGGCTCCAAGTTCACCTTGGACCATGCATGGTGTCTTCTGAGATACGAACAAAAGTGGCTGAGCCTGAACACTCCAAAGTCTGGCGGTGAGAAGAGAAAGACTGGTGAGGTTGGTTCCCAAGCATCAAGCAGTAACGTTGGTGAGGAAGAACCCCGTCCCGAAGGTATCAAAGCTGCGAAAGCAAGAAGGAATTCTAGGAAGGGGATGGCTGTCGAGGACTTTAAGAGCGTCCATGAGCTCAAGATGGAGGATTTGGCGAAGAAGGAAAGGTTCTCGAAGCTGGCCATTTTAGACACCCATAATCAACATTTTAACAAAAGTCTCACCCATAATcaacattttaacaaaatttcttAA
- the LOC106433050 gene encoding translation initiation factor eIF-2B subunit alpha produces MDFLERATETHLRRIFSRKQLKRKKNLKSMWRRSASFILDRSSNSPPMADTTQTPFQNPDAISAYYQTRAAHHGVITSDWLAQAQAAVEQPDSSVSDLGAERSFNVIDEFNGWRKQPDLAEAVAAIRAMAAVIRASEATTMMELEIELKKASDTLKSWDKTSISLTAGCDLFIRYVTRTSALEYEDFNSAKSRLLERAEKFGEISCKARKIIAMLSQDFIFDGCTVLVHGLSRVVLEVLKTAAQNNKLFRVLCTEGRPDGTGVLLSNELSKLDIPVKLLLDSAVAYSMDEVDMVFVGADGVVESGGIINMMGTYQIALVAHSMNKPVYVAAESYKFARLYPLDQKDMAPALRPIEFGVKIPAKVEVERSARDYTPPQYLTLLFTDLGVLSPSVVSDELIQLYL; encoded by the exons ATGGATTTTCTCGAGAGAGCGACGGAAACTCATCTTCGAAGAATTTTCTCGAGAAAGcaactgaaaagaaaaaaaaatctaaaatcaatgTGGCGAAGGTCAGCGTCGTTTATCCTCGACCGAAGCTCGAATTCACCTCCCATGGCCGACACCACTCAAACCCCCTTTCAAAACCCTGACGCCATCTCCGCCTACTACCAAACCCGAGCGGCGCATCACGGCGTCATCACAAGCGACTGGCTAGCCCAGGCTCAAGCCGCCGTGGAGCAGCCTGACTCATCAGTCTCTGATCTCGGGGCTGAGAGGTCGTTTAATGTGATCGATGAGTTCAACGGATGGAGAAAACAGCCGGATTTGGCTGAAGCCGTGGCAGCTATCCGAGCTATGGCTGCTGTTATTCGTGCAAGCGAGGCTACCACCATGATGGAGCTTGAGATTGAGCTTAAGAAGGCTTCTGATACACTCAAG TCATGGGACAAAACATCAATCTCCTTGACTGCTGGATGCGATCTGTTCATCAGATACGTGACGAGAACGTCTGCTTTGGAATACGAGGATTTCAATTCAGCTAAGTCTCGTCTCCTTGAACGTGCTGAGAAGTTTGGTGAAATCTCTTGCAAG GCTCGTAAGATAATCGCAATGCTTAGTCAAGACTTTATATTCGATGGTTGTACCGTATTGGTTCATGGACTCTCTAGAGTTGTTCTCGAAGTACTCAAGACCGCTGCACAAAACAACAAGCTCTTTCGAGTTCTCTGCACAG AGGGAAGGCCGGATGGAACAGGTGTTTTGTTATCGAATGAGCTATCAAAGCTCGATATCCCGGTGAAGCTGCTACTTGATTCAGCTGTGGCGTATAGCATGGACGAGGTGGACATGGTGTTTGTGGGAGCAGATGGAGTTGTGGAAAGTGGAGGTATTATCAACATGATGGGTACTTACCAGATCGCACTAGTTGCTCACAGCATGAACAAACCGGTCTATGTAGCCGCAGAGAGTTACAAG TTTGCTAGGCTTTATCCGTTAGACCAAAAGGACATGGCTCCGGCGCTGAGACCGATCGAGTTTGGTGTAAAGATTCCGGCAAAGGTGGAAGTAGAAAGGTCGGCTCGAGACTATACTCCTCCTCAGTACTTAACGCTACTCTTCACGGACCTTGGTGTTCTCTCTCCCTCTGTTGTTAGTGATGAGCTTATTCAACTCTATCTCTAA